In Rutidosis leptorrhynchoides isolate AG116_Rl617_1_P2 chromosome 2, CSIRO_AGI_Rlap_v1, whole genome shotgun sequence, one genomic interval encodes:
- the LOC139890400 gene encoding pentatricopeptide repeat-containing protein At1g62260, mitochondrial, with translation MVIRLTRLMRRYGTIMRPNYLRIYISRSYSELLPEFDNSMIRILNTKIKTLIKNTTLDDARLMFDKSKDKNTVTWNLMLDGYVKRNEIVKARQLFGEMPVRDSVSWNTMISGYVRCKCLDEGRLVFDEMPCRDIVSWNTMISGYAKIGRMNEALKLFNQMPNRNVVSWNAMVSGYLQNGDSKNAVSFFKKMPKRDAASLSALVSGLVQNGELDKAGTFLLEITCENDDRLDLVHAYNTLIAGYGRIGRIEDARRFFDRIPYGNNNQMRSDRFKRNLVSWNIMIMSYVKAKDVVSARILFDQMTERDTYTWNTMINGYIETCDIEEACNLITKMPNPDVYTWNSLLLGFSEVGQLEKARELFRRMPRRNRVSWNTIIAAYEKHKQYREAIELYIEMQLEGEKPDRHTLSSLLSACAEIADIHLGIQIHPQVTKFFIPDVPLNNSLITMYARCGAITEARAIFNEMKLCKDVISWNAMIGGYASHGYATKALELFASMKKVSVKPTYITFISVLNACANAGLADEGRMHFNSMVNEFGIKPRVEHYATLVDIMGRNGKLEEAMDVIKGMVVEPDKAVWGALLGGCKVHNNIKLARVAAEALIRLEPESSTAYVLLHNMYADIGQWEDATEIRMLMEKHNIRKSAGYSLVDSSSI, from the coding sequence ATGGTGATCCGATTGACCAGATTAATGCGTAGATACGGAACAATTATGCGGCCCAACTACCTGCGTATTTATATTAGCAGATCGTATTCTGAATTGTTGCCTGAGTTTGACAACTCGATGATCAGGATACTGAATACCAAAATCAAAACGTTAATAAAAAACACTACACTGGATGACGCAAGATTGATGTTTGACAAATCGAAAGACAAAAATACGGTAACCTGGAACTTAATGTTGGATGGTTATGTAAAAAGGAACGAAATTGTGAAAGCACGCCAACTTTTTGGTGAAATGCCTGTGAGAGATTCTGTGTCTTGGAACACTATGATTTCGGGTTATGTTAGGTGTAAGTGTTTAGATGAAGGAAGattggtgtttgatgaaatgccttgtAGAGATATTGTTTCATGGAACACAATGATTAGCGGGTATGCGAAAATTGGAAGGATGAATGAAGCTTTGAAGCTTTTTAATCAGATGCCAAATAGGAACGTTGTTTCTTGGAACGCTATGGTTTCAGGGTATTTACAGAATGGTGATTCTAAAAATGCTGTTAGTTTTTTCAAGAAAATGCCTAAACGAGATGCTGCGTCTCTTAGTGCACTAGTATCTGGTCTTGTTCAGAATGGTGAATTGGATAAAGCTGGAACGTTTCTGCTTGAGATTACATGTGAGAACGATGATAGACTAGATTTAGTACATGCTTATAACACTTTAATTGCTGGGTATGGGCGGATAGGAAGAATTGAAGATGCGAGACGCTTTTTTGATCGAATCCCGTATGGGAATAATAATCAGATGAGATCTGATAGGTTTAAAAGAAACTTGGTTTCATGGAATATCATGATTATGAGTTATGTGAAAGCCAAAGATGTTGTTTCAGCTAGAATTTTATTCGATCAGATGACTGAACGGGATACGTATACATGGAATACGATGATAAATGGTTACATTGAAACTTGTGATATTGAAGAAGCTTGTAATTTGATCACAAAAATGCCAAACCCTGATGTGTATACATGGAACTCACTGCTTTTAGGGTTTTCTGAGGTGGGTCAATTGGAAAAGGCTCGTGAACTTTTCAGACGAATGCCCCGAAGAAACCGCGTTTCTTGGAATACAATCATAGCTGCTTATGAAAAACATAAACAGTATCGTGAAGCgatagaactatatatagagatgCAGTTAGAAGGAGAAAAACCTGATAGACACACTTTGTCTTCTCTTTTGAGTGCTTGTGCCGAAATCGCTGATATTCATCTGGGCATACAAATACATCCGCAAGTTACAAAATTTTTTATTCCTGATGTACCCTTGAATAACTCCCTTATTACTATGTATGCCAGATGTGGAGCTATAACGGAGGCTAGAGCTATCTTTAATGAGATGAAACTCTGTAAAGACGTAATCTCGTGGAACGCTATGATTGGTGGATACGCATCACATGGATATGCAACAAAGGCCTTGGAACTTTTTGCTTCAATGAAAAAAGTATCGGTGAAACCAACTTATATTACATTTATATCTGTTCTGAACGCGTGTGCAAACGCTGGCTTAGCTGATGAAGGGCGTATGCACTTTAATTCTATGGTTAATGAATTTGGTATTAAACCAAGGGTAGAACATTATGCGACACTTGTGGATATTATGGGTCGTAATGGGAAACTCGAAGAAGCCATGGATGTGATTAAAGGAATGGTGGTTGAACCTGATAAAGCAGTGTGGGGTGCGTTATTGGGTGGTTGTAAAGTGCATAATAATATTAAGTTGGCTCGAGTTGCAGCTGAAGCGTTGATACGTCTTGAACCTGAAAGTTCTACTGCGTATGTGTTGCTGCATAATATGTATGCTGATATTGGGCAATGGGAAGATGCAACAGAAATTAGGATGTTAATGGAGAAACATAATATTAGAAAGTCAGCAGGGTACAGCCTGGTGGACTCAAGTTCCATATGA
- the LOC139890401 gene encoding uncharacterized protein, which translates to MAEVQPPVDGQVNGSVATGAPATVLAETVVGPTKRQRRPSVRLGEIGDHQHTYDNNNHNKRIKQNWKFNKFSAKTPKSQQTLDTQLKNNNNNGIAFGGWKVNDSKCLLRRGFSSKKQIKSNWVSEDDDDYDDADRYSDQSLNLSMDYGVKNRDGNNGISVRVSDGDKSKSDTDGINWNNGGLERNGVRVWLNQIGLGRYYSIFEVHEVDDEVLPLLTLEDLKDMGINAVGSRRKMFCSIQKLGKGFS; encoded by the coding sequence ATGGCTGAAGTTCAACCACCGGTGGATGGCCAAGTTAACGGCAGCGTAGCTACCGGAGCTCCGGCGACTGTCCTGGCAGAAACTGTCGTCGGTCCAACCAAACGTCAACGCCGGCCAAGCGTCAGATTAGGTGAAATTGGAGATCATCAACACACATATGACAACAATAATCACAATAAAAGAATCAAGCAAAATTGGAAATTTAACAAATTTTCAGCAAAAACTCCCAAATCTCAACAAACCCTGGATACCCaattaaaaaataataacaataatggtattGCATTTGGAGGTTGGAAGGTAAATGATTCAAAATGCTTATTAAGAAGGGGGTTTTCATCAAAAAAGCAGATCAAATCCAATTGGGTatctgaagatgatgatgattatgatgacgcTGATAGGTATTcggatcaaagtttgaatctttctatgGATTATGGTGTTAAAAATAGAGATGGAAACAATGGAATCAGCGTTAGGGTTTCAGATGGTGATAAATCAAAATCTGATACTGATGGAATTAATTGGAACAATGGTGGTTTGGAAAGAAATGGTGTTAGGGTTTGGTTGAATCAAATAGGGTTAGGGAGATACTATTCAATTTTTGAGGTACATGAGGTTGATGATGAGGTATTGCCATTATTGACATTAGAAGATCTTAAAGATATGGGAATAAATGCTGTTGGATCAAGGCGGAAAATGTTTTGTTCAATTCAAAAACTTGGTAAAGGGTTCTCGTGA
- the LOC139890402 gene encoding mitochondrial phosphate carrier protein 3, mitochondrial-like, which produces MEFMDNSRQPLIPTFLYSPKPFINFDHLNSNQPNSFYPSKHTHFVSSPPSKGVVIQAPNEPRKIEMFSPTYYGACTVGGIISCGVTHMAVTPLDLVKCNMQINPTKYKGITSGFGVLFKEQGMKGFFRGWVPTLLGYSAQGACKFGFYEFFKKTYSDIAGPEYATKYKTLIFLAGSASAEFIADIALCPFEAVKVRVQTKPGYANGLSDGLPKFIKADGVSGLFKGIAPLWGRQIPYTMMKFASFETIVEKLYKYAIPMPKDQCSKQTQLGVSFAGGYVAGVLCAIVSHPADNLVSFLNNAQGATAGDAIKKLGVVGLFTRGLPLRIFMIGTLTGAQWGIYDAFKVFVGLPTTGGAAPPAAK; this is translated from the exons ATGGAATTCATGGACAACTCACGACAACCTTTGATCCCAACCTTCCTCTACTCACCTAAACCATTCATCAACTTTGATCACTTGAATTCAAATCAACCGAACTCATTTTACCCCTCGAAACATACACATTTTGTTTCATCCCCGCCGTCAAAAGGCGTTGTGATCCAAGCTCCAAATGAGCCACGTAAGATAGAAATGTTTTCTCCGACATATTACGGAGCATGTACGGTTGGTGGTATTATTAGCTGTGGTGTTACTCATATGGCCGTTACTCCGTTGGATCTCGTCAAATGTAATATGCAG ATAAACCCTACAAAGTACAAGGGTATTACTTCTGGGTTTGGAGTGTTATTTAAGGAGCAAGGAATGAAAGGATTTTTTAGGGGATGGGTTCCAACATTGCTCGGTTACAGCGCACAAGGTGCTTGCAAGTTCGGGTTTTAtgagtttttcaagaaaacgtaCTCTGATATAGCTGGCCCCGAGTATGCAACCAAGTATAAAACATTGATCTTCCTTGCTGGTTCTGCTTCTGCTGAATTTATCGCTGATATTGCTCTTTGTCCCTTTGAGGCTGTTAAGGTTCGTGTCCAGACAAAGCCTGGATACGCTAATGGTCTCTCAGATGGCCTTCCAAAATTTATTAAGGCCGACGGTGTTTCTGG GCTTTTTAAAGGGATTGCTCCTCTTTGGGGACGACAAATTCCAT ATACAATGATGAAGTTTGCATCTTTTGAGACGATTGTGGAGAAGTTGTATAAGTACGCAATTCCGATGCCAAAGGATCAATGCAGCAAACAGACACAACTTGGAGTAAGTTTTGCTGGAGGTTATGTAGCCGGTGTACTTTGTGCCATTGTCTCGCATCCAGCTGATAATttggtttctttcctcaacaatgcCCAAGGAGCTACCGCTGGTGat GCTATCAAGAAACTTGGAGTGGTTGGTTTATTCACTCGCGGTCTTCCTCTTCGTATCTTTATGATTGGAACACTTACTGGAGCACAATGGGGAATCTACGACGCCTTCAAAGTTTTTGTCGGACT GCCTACAACCGGCGGTGCTGCTCCTCCTGCCGCTAAGTAA